The following is a genomic window from Babesia bovis T2Bo chromosome 4 map unlocalized Chr4_1, whole genome shotgun sequence.
CAGGCTAATCCTGCTCCTGTCAATGTTCTTGTGTAATGAATTCTCCTGTCCGTTGTTAATTTGAATGAATTCCACGTTAATCATCTCATCCGATTTGTAATCATTAGATATGTAATTCTCAATACCCCCGTCATTAAGGTTCGTCTTGTTTCTTCTAGGAGGCTCAATCAATCCAAACATGTGAGCATTGATTTTACTTGTAAAGTATCGAACATATCGTCCCGGCTTCACGCTGTCCATCATAGTCAACTTCTTGTTGAACAGAGTCTCAGTGCGTGTGGATATGTTGTCATAAAAATCAGGTTCATACATGTCACCTTGGGGGAATAAGTTCAACGCCAACTCATTTCCATCTTCAAGGTTGTCTCGCAGGCTCCCTCCGTAGTATTTCAAAAACTCTTCAGGGGGAACCGGTAACTTCATGATGGTGTAATTACCTGTCATCATTTTCTGTACTACCTCAACAAATTGTCTTATAAATAACGCGATAGATTCCCGTAAGCTCTGTGGATTCAACCGATTCATACGCTGCTCAAGCATTTGAAGAGTACGTTCGAGTTCCATCTTCTTTCTAACGAGCTTACGCTCTAAATTGCGAAAAGTGTTGGCAACCAATGTCTGATATTTGCTATCAAGTGTAGTCAAAAATCCATTGATACTGAACATCTGAAGTAATCGCTCAACGACCGTCATACCCTCAATGCTATAGGCATCACCCTTGGACTCAAACGAAGTCTTAATCAAATCTTCAACTTCTCGCTGTCCCATAGCTATCTGCCTCTTCATCTCAGCCTTATTGGCAATAAAATCGCCAGACTCTTTGGCCTGAATAGAAAGGGAAAACAACTCAAGCAAATGGAGAGGCAGCATATTTCCCCTAGAATCAATTACACTACGCTTTAAAACACGCTCTAACAGCTGCTCAGCTGTTCTGATGTCTGTTTTTTCATTGAGCAAAAACTCCCTTGCCCGTGTACCAACTACTACAGTCTGATGAGGTGATAACCCTAAGCCTGTAGGAGGAGCTGTTGTTATAAATTCCCTCAACGACCACGGCCAGTTGGCAGGATCATCGGAACTCTTCTTAACTAAAATGTATAAATCATTTGGATTGCTCTTTACATAATTACGAACTACATTCCTTGTGAATTCAGCACCGACTTTAGAATCATCCTTTATTCCAGGTAAATCAACAAATATGGCATTAAGACCATTAGGTACAAAAACCTCAACTTCTAGCTCTTCAGCAATGATACTGTCACCGATATTTTGCATATGCTGTCTCATGGCGTCCTGAACTGATCTTATGTCCATAAGCTTACCGTTAAAAAGACACCATATTTTCCCTCCAGAAAGTTCTTCTGATGAAATTTGAACATTCATGGAAGCTGCAACATCATTGATTACTTCCATTGGCCTCATTATAATCACGACTGGTTGTTTAGTACCGGTATCCGTGCTAGAATAACCGATGGGCCCACCCATGATAAAATCGAGTACAGTGGTCTTTCCCATTGACTGCTGGCCGAAAACTACGAGCCTCGGTACCTCTGCATCCAGGCCACCCACCTTCATTATATGATAACAGTGGATGAAGATGAGGTTAGGATCGCCGGTTTTCTTTATAAGCTTCAGGTAATCCTGCGCCTTGACCAGCGCTTCCGGGCGTAATGTTGTCATGTCTTCAATCGACATTTTCGATTTATAAAAATCAGTAGCCATTGTTCAGTGTGTAAGAAAGCATCTATGCTCCAGATTCGGCATCCTAGTGACCTCAAAATTCGTCCTCTGACGATTTTATAATGACACTACCTTTTGCTATACAATAATGGTTAATGTGTGCGTAATGGAGAATATATTAGTGTTTTCTCAAATAAAGGCATATGCCGCGCTTCCCCATACACAGTCCTCCTCTGACCGTGCAATGAAGTACACGAATGCTAAAGAGTTCATTAGTATAGGAGAAATAATGATTTAACcaggtgtatatatatagggGCTGACTGTCTTCCTTTTGCGGCGCAACTACCCCTGCCCATGTCTAAAGTATGAAGCCAGGAGCGCGTTTCGAAATCTTTCGCGCGTTAGGAATTAACTATTATGGTTTTCACGTCAGAAAAAATAAGGTGTATGACTATGTTTCGCTCGTAGTATGCACTACCCTTATCGGTACTTCGATTTATTTAGGTACGCGCAGTGGGAATTAACTTATACCTTTTAGGCGTTTCTTTTGTTTACAACTGGCGTCAATCAATGAAACTCATGCGATATCACCATGCTAGACTAGAGGTAGGAGCCTATTCAACTTGTTATATCTAAACTAGGTGGAGCGTGAaggatatatcaaaatGATCAAGGAGGCGCGCGagaaaaatatattgcCACCTCGAAAATCGCAAGATGATTCTAAGAAATAATGAAAAGAATCCATCCAAATTAATTTCTTTTAAACACAAACCATTTACGCAGTAGGTTTTGTGCAGGGAAGTACAGCAATGCTAATTTCTGCAACACAATCTTGACCACGTTAACAAAAATCCAACGCGGTATGTACTCCGCGATCCTAAACGGCATGGCTCCCATAAAATTGGAGTACTCATATCGGGGTTTTCGCTGGTCCAGAGCCTGAAGTATCGTTCTGGCAACGATGTTACAATCCTGACCACAATTCAATAATATTCCTAAAATTCTATTATATCGGTATTTGGTTACATACTGTATGACTCTCTCATGACCTCTGTGCTTGTCAGTGGGCATTCACATGCTGTAGTGTTATTAAATAATGTAACCATTATGATGACCCATTTACATTAAAATTATCCACGTTACAACATAGCCATATATTTGATTAATACTATCATGAATTTGGGTCTGAACATAAAACAAATCTTTTAAAACCTACGTGGATTATGCAGTCTTAAATCCTTCACAAACAAATTCGTGTTTTTCAGTGCTCCAGGACGAATTATCACCGGGTATATGCCACTGTCATGTAACTCATGACATAATGTTTCATGGATAGCTGATATACCATATTTGGAAGTCACATAGGCACCTTGTCCTGGCAGAGAATTCCTATCCAGTACACTTGAGATGAATATAACTCGGGGCTGATTACCATTTTCATGTGCTTTCAGCATATTGGTAAAACATAACACAGTAATTAATGAGCCAAACAAGTTAGTATTTATCACTTCATTCCACATGGAGATTTCCTTTTTACGTGTATCCTTTGTTACAAAAGCTTCCTGAATATCGATGTGATGCATAATTTGTAGCTCAGTTGATAGTTATACAATAATGTAACAATACACGAAGAAACCTACGGTTAGTAATGAGAATCTCCAAATAGCTGCATTGTTAATTAACGCATAAAGAGGCGGTACTATGCCATTGTCTATCAATTCTTTAATGTCGATTCTTATAGATTCAATTTCATCTTGGTTGGCGACATCACCGAGGAATGAACAACCTAACTTCATGAAATTAATTCTACTGTTGTTAATATCATGACTAACAAAATTTGGATCGATGGCCCGATTGGCACGAATACGCCCATCATTTGTCTTACAGATTGCGATAACATAGTAGGCATGTTTAGGAAGGATGCGACATAATTCCAAACCTATGCCACTGTCGCATCCTGTCACTAATACAGATGCTTCTAACATGCATATGACGCAATGTAATGTACACCTAAGGATTACAAGTGCAACATCGATTATAATGTGGAGCACATGTAAcgaatatacacattagcATTGGGGCAAATTCGGCTCCGTAATCATTCTATATTTGTGTAACCAACATATAACGCTttcaaatatattgtttccCACACTAATTAGCATATACAAGTCAAATGTGTGACTATTCAACCACTATTTGCCTATAATTTTCTTATGAATAGACATAATCAATTGGATGCTATATCCTTGTAATTTTAATGAACATAATGTAAAGGAATACAGTAGCTAGTAGTTTTGTCATTCTGTTATTACAACCTTACCTAGTCATTAGTTTTATAAGATACACTAATGCTTCTAGTGAACATGAGAGCACCTATTATTGTGTCAATCCTCTAAGACTCACCACTTGTATCATCAAAAGTACCATagatatatgttgaaaCGTACATTCATTGATTCTCAGCTAATGTTATTATTGATTAGTAAACCATAACTATCTTAACAATGTCATCACTTAGCAGTTCATCAGAATATTTCGAACAGAGAGCTTCCACATGGAAAAGAATTTTCAATTTTAGATCAAGTAGTCGACAAGTAAACGTAATCAGTAGGACGAATGCTCTAAAAAACTGGGACACCACATGCCCTCTAGATAGTAGGGATAACGAAGTGAACGAACCATCTGCTAATTCTTTAAGAACTTATATATTCGATGCTGACGGTGGCGCTCATGGTTTTTATGATGCTAATAATAATGTCCAAACTCTGAATCACGAGTATGATGGATCCCGTGTTATGTTTTTAGACTCTTGCATCATAACTCCGAATTGCAACAATGACGTAGAAAAGTGCGAGAAAGTTGATAGTGGTACTATTAAATCCATTGGGAATAACAGAATCGAAGAAAAGTTTTATCATCCAAGGGAACTGAATGACAATGTTGGGAAACATGAAATGTTATCTAATTCGAAGTTAGTATTTGAAAAACAAACAAGTAGCAATACTATTGttacagaagaagaagTTTTAACTAATGTGCTTTGCAATGGAACATCTACTGATGTCGAATACAAGATTCTGGAAACACCCAATAATGAAGTTACTAAGaatgatgaaaatgatgGTGTAGAAAACGATGCATCAAAAATAAGTGATAACAATGATGTACTATTGACAGGGAACGCAGAAATTAATTTTGTAAATATTGTCGATGGAAGCAAATATTGCAATGatgatgttgttgttgGTAATCGGGCAAATGAATCATCCGATGAAGTTGAACACGAGCTCATTCCCACCGTGTCTATGGACCACGATACATTACTACAGATTGTACCTCCACGTTACCCGCTACCACATTGTACAAGTTCAACAATTCCAATGAATACATGTTATAGAGGAAGGTTCTTTATGGTGCTTGAAAGAATACTGTTCAATATAACAAGAAATACATTCAAAAGATTATCACGTTGTATAAATCGTGGTTCAGAGCATAATATAACAGCGGAGTGTATCAGCAGACAAAGGAATTTGTTTTTCAAAAAACGTTGGGCTAAGCCTCTATGCGACACTCCAATGGAGAAAACAGAAACGGAAGCCACTGATGAAAGTATGTATTACGAAACAGAGCTTTCAGAAGATGAGTATACATCAGATTTTAATGAAGAAGGTATCATAGAAAAGAtgaaatacaaaaaatataaaaaaatAGACACATACCCAATAGAGTGTAGGTTGGAGATTTCAATAATATCAAGAAAACTGAAACTTTTAAAGAGACAAGTACAACATAAAAGCAAGATCAGGTTTTTACCAACTCATTGCTATTTGCATCCCACAAAAATTCATTATAATGAAGAACATTGCTGAAAATATACATCCTAAAAAATGAGTATCATATATCACTACACAATAATTGTAACTAACACTAATATCAGAATGTAATCATTAGATATATGCCTGTGTTAGATGAATTTCACATCAACTATCAATCCATACGTGATTTCTTTTATTCTCTCCAATACAGCTTGAATGTCAGGCACATAGGATTTAACGTTGTTATGTGATATTTCAGCAAGTGGGTAACTCGCTGTATTTACTTCCGATGGGATACATGCAAGTGGATTTATCTTGACATATATCTGCAAATGTTTCAGATCACTGTGAAAACCATTGAAGTGTAATTCATTATACGCGATTTCTAGCAAGCCTCCAAAATTGTCCCGCAATTCATCCAGTACTACATTCAACAAATATTGGGCTTCGTCAAATGTGacttttatatttttagcACCATCTGAAAATTTAAGTTTGCGATAGATGTTATCTAGTGTGATAACAAAATTGTAGCCAGCTCTATCTACATTGAAGTATGATAAGAGTTTCATAGAGTATATCTCCTTGCTTTTCAAGAAATTACTGCATTGAAGTATAAATCTTTTTGCCATAAGTGCTGTTGGCATCCTGGAAGCAAGACAGTAAGGGTCTTCAGGCGTGCTAACCCAAAAGAAAGACATCCACTGCCGTTTATTCAAAATCAATGAATCATAGTTAAATTTCTCATCACGTATTACCATGGGTTGAGTTATCCAATCATAGTGTGCTACCAGGTAAAGGAATCTATAGAAACCAGTCCACCCTGACGTTGCTTGCGATAACATAAAATCGTTAGATCCGAAGATAAAACAGTTCGACATTTCACATAGGAATTCATTATTAGGTAACAGGCAATCTGCAGCAAATGCCTTTGACAGACGTACGGAAGCAGAGTAACTAGGGCATTTTAAGGCAACCACCTTACACCTTTCTAAATGTAAAGACCTAAAATAATCTCGTACAACTGATAGCTCATCTTCTGTAGGAGGCGTGTCAGTATCTGGGTCAAAATCTCGTATACTTTTAACTATAGGAAGATACTCACATTGGCATAACATTTTCATACTCAATTTAACTTTGTGAAATTCAATTTCCATTTCGCCATCAACGGTGATGTTTGACTTTATTCCATGCTTCTTATTAAGCTCTTTTAAAATGGCAATGGCCAGCGCCACCTTTACACCAGCAATAGCCTTAGGTTCGTTTGGCCATTTATTTGAGCTCTCCAATTCAATCAGCACTCTATGTCTTAAATCAGAAGGTCCAAAATCGATATAGGCAAATTCAGGACtacatgtatatacattacagACACTAAGCGGAACATTTCTCAATGATCTTAATATACCATTAAGATCATTGAATAGATTCATTAAAGAAGACCTGTAGCTATTGAGCAATCGTGGATTTACTTCAACCATTGGAGAGTGGACGTATATAGTTTGCCTGTTGTGGCTGTTCCCATCAAATTTACGTTTCTTTGTGTCACCGTTAATATCAACAATCGATAAATCAGTAAAATGCAATTTTAATAGCAACTGGATTATACGTAAATTTACGTTAATACCGGAGCAAATTTGCAGGCTTACAGCGGAATTGCGACATGGAGGTTCACCTTGGATGACTTTATCCCACAGCAAACATTCTGATATAGATCCATCATCAAAGCTTCTTGTTTCAACTAATGTACCCCAAAAATTGCGGAAATAAGTACATTCCGGCGAGCTAGTAAGAGGGCCTACATCGGTAGAACGTTGAATGTTCTCATCAAAACTGACCATTACCAATAGAGCACCTTCATGCGTATATcgaaaatgaatataacgtAATCGATCCTTCAGCCCATATTCAAGAACGTGTTTTAGGTTCCACGCGGTATATTCGTGGACTCTTAATTCCCATAGTTTACTCTTCACCTTTGGGCATTCAGGTATGTaaaatatgatatcatagtggcattttataTCACAGCTAATTTCAAACAATTGCCCATAAAGGAATGGACTAGACATGTAGTCTGTAGCACCAACGGATATCCTTGCTTTATCAATAAGTTCCTGTAAAACAAATACTGTCTGATGACATATGTTATGCGATTTATCACGATCAGTATAAAACTGTGGTATGAATATATCATGATTTTCTGTGACGAACTCAGTATTCCCTGGCACAGTAGCTTCATTAGACATTATTTCTGTTTTTTTGGACCCAAgaatataaatatgtttTTTTGTATCCATTGATGCCAAGAACTTCAAACAAGCGAGAAATAATGGAAAAGACTCCACGTCGCATGGATACTTATTTATCTCAATGACATGTACCAAAAGAAGCAACCAAAAAGTGTCAGTTAAACCACTGTTGATTTCCATATCCAATCTATGATTGTTTCCCGAATCCGTATTCATAGCGTTCAATAAATAAGGAAGATTAGTCACATGTGACACACCTTGTTTGGTAGCCCAAACACTTAATAAAGTAAAAGCGTCTTTCATGCGCCTGTATTTATGATTTGTTTCCGTTATTCTGGATTCAATAGCGTCTCTTTGAAGATCCTCTGAAATAGAACTGTTATAAGTAGGAGTTGGCCATAATGTATTAGACTGTTCGCtttcattgatatcaaCCAGTGTCGTCGTTGGTATCCTGACGTTGTTGCGATTTATTTCCAATGGACTTATTTTGAAAGTATTTGAAGGTATGTGTGCACCTATACGTATCAAAAATCTTATATTATTTACACTGAAAATGAGGTGTATCTTCACCTTGTAATTGTCATAGTCCAATGAACTGGTTATGTTCTCTCCAAATTGTTTACGGAAGTCATCAGCACAAAGTAAAGACTGCATATCATCATATAGTTTGCATAACCAGGCATTGCGTTTGTTAAGATACCGATAGTTGATGTAATCTTTTGGGTTGAAGATCGAAGATGGCAGCTCAATTGATAAGTCGATAGTAGGAGATTCATGATTCACATAACCTATTGCTGCAGATCCCGTTTTTAAGACTTTATCCACTGCTCCATAGTTGTAGTCTGACCAATATGATTGGAAACCACACTTGAAAAACTTGGAATAACGTTCATCCTTCAATATGGAGTCGTTTAACCTCGATGTAGGAACATTTTTTATGAAGTCTATAATTGTATCAATGAAACCATTTAGTTGCATAACCGTATTTCCATTATTCAATTGGTTCAAGTCTAACGCATGATTTCTTATCAACCTTTTGATGCGACTCAAGGGCAGCGACCTTCCATAAACAAAACCCTCATCAAGCAACTGTTGCACATGGGCTCCATCTGATTTATTCAATACAGTGTTGCTTATATTTTTCACCTTTCGCTTACGAGGTCGTTTTTTATTCTccattttttaaaatttatTAAGTGATATAGAATATTCACGAATTATTTATCAATATTACGACATATTGCGATACTAATTCAACAAATGTTGTGTGTATagacatttatatatatataaaacctACAATCGAAAGATATATTTCTTAGTTAAGTGTTACACCCGATGTGTATTTGTAAGGGTGTGATTCTACATTCGATATACGTTATATAACGCAACAACAACCAGAATGTATAGAAATACATCTAGTCATTATCATTTCTTGGGGATAGGCTCAAGAATTTGGAATGGCTTTAAAATACACTGCTTGTTGAAGAACTCATTTGGTTTTTCGATCGATAGACCATAAAGATTCTTTTGCAATATTATTTGCAACGCTCTTCGTTGTAAGGCCTCGTCAGCTGTGTCAACGTCTTTGTTACGCATATAGTCTTCAGGATTCCTAGATATATAAGGATGAAAATGACGGCAGAACTCGTCGAATGTTATCCGTTTCCTCATGTTAAATCTTCGGAAATCATCTAATTCACGCAACATCATATGTTCCTTGTGATCGTctgttatataaaaatagCTTCTAGTAAGATCATCTTTTAAAATAGCATATTCCAGGCTGGATAGGAAAACTTGATTAAATTTTTTGTTAGGTCGAACCAATTTGAGTGGTGTGAAATATTGTTCAACACCACCGCTACATTGAAGAAATGTATCACGCAATATGGTTGCCGATGCTTTAATATTTGGTAATAGCCATCTTTCAAACCAGACGGCGAACCTTAAACGTTTTGTTGGAACATTTTCCCTGAGTAAACAGTTCTTTGTAACGTCCTCACATTGCTTCATCAATTGACAATCAGTTCCCTGTTGTACATCCCAGGATTCGGTTGGTTGATGCCCTCCCCAGTTTAACTTACTAATGCGCAATGATTCCGCGTACATTAACTCGTCGCTCTTTTCAGGTAGTGAGTTTCCTGGTGAGTCGATAACGCTTATTTGACTTTCCTCTAGTTTCGTTGTATGTCTAGGTGAATTATATTCCTTAACAGTAGGAGCATTGGGCGAATGTACACTGGCCTCTGACACATTTGTTTCCACAGAAGGAAACCTTACGCTTTTCCCGTTGGAAAACTGTTTATTTATCTCTATTGATTTGCATTCAACCGTATTAAGTAATTGTTCTTTTTCAGTAACTGTCTCGACATGATGATCCACAGTGTCCGCTTcatttatatcatcatCTCCAGCATCTGCATTGGTAATATCCTGTTCAACAACATTACTGTGCCTCTCACTACTTGGTCCACACATTAACTTCTCACGATCTAAAAGTCTCGATCTAAACTTTTCATCCACCGAGAATATCTTGGTCACTGGCTCTTCAATTACAGTACCACCACGGTATTTGCTATTTAATGAACTATAGCGGTTGCTTAATTCAACATTTAGACCTCCTTTATCCGATTTATTCACTGAATGTGTACGATGGGAAAGTGGATAATCAAAATAATTTACATCTTGTTGAAGACCGAAGTGAATATCCAACGCACCAACACGTTGAAATACCTCGTATAACAGAGCTGCATTTTTAACATTAATAGCATAAGGCAATCTCGGGTCTGCACAAGAATGATGAGGTATATATAAGGAAAACATAGCAGAACAAAAATGGTCAATCGCAACGTAACGTAAACATACCTTCGGCAAGCGAAGCTGCGAATAACTGATTCTGGTATTCGTCCATTATTTACAAATGTATTTGGATAGTAATAAAGTCACATCATAATGCTTTCTGTAAAATAACTTCTATAACATGTTTCATTTAATGTGCACCGGGTGCCTTCGATGTGTCATGGCTGACATTCTAACCAAAtgtttgtttatttataaAATGGCAATTGGTATCATTTACACATCTTGTTTAAAAatgatgtgtataaaaATAATTGAAATGTGTTGTGAATAACATCATACGCGATGGGTCAATGTAGTATCTAAGCAGGTGTTGTTTTCCCCTATAGTGCTGTGGATAAAACAAAGGCTGAATACTACTTTCCACGGGAaacaatgatatatcacatttaaAAACCGATTAGATTACTTGTCTAACTTATCCATCTCTGTGGAAAATATGGTGTCCATGATGGACATGTTAGATACCATACTGTCTAGTAGATCAACAGGAACACCCACGTTTAGTAATCTCGCCATATAATTTTGATAATTTGTCGAACGCTGCGTGTACTTGTTATGCAATCCCTCGATATCAgtttttgatattttataacaatTTATACTTTCCAACAGATGCTGTAACACGTTTCTTTGGCGTTCGCTCGTAGAACTGGATAATCGGTATCTAGTAGTGTCGAGCAATGAGCCGTTAGACAAATCTCTTAACGCGATGCCCTGTGTACAAAGAAACCACATACGAAGCATCTTGAGGTAGCTCAAGAACAAATCTCGTTTGTACGCAGGCATGCGATCTTCCGATATAATAGATGCCAATTTCTCGTCAAATGACGAGTCAGTTGGTAACAATATGTCAATATTATGCTCTTCGAGAAATTGGAGTTCCTGTATAAGTTTGTTTAGAGCCTCAACTTGTATAGCTGCAGTCCTATTCGTTGTGGACCGTCTTACATTAGTGTTACTTTCATTTACAGTTGACCATACATCGAATGCACGAACCACTACATTCGATCTTAATTCGCCTTCCACGGCTAGATTAAGCCCTTGTAATACGTAAAAGTTAGAGTTCGTCGTTGACGGATTTGTAGTTGACCTATTTGATTCCGGTGGTTCGCTTGTATCAGAAGCCTCCACATTTGTCACATCATTCTTAGGTGGTGGTGGAGGGGGAGGGTTGTCGTCGAACATTCTACCACAAGAACAATGATACATACCATCTTCATCTACATAACTAACGGGTTTGTCTGCATTTTCTGATTCAGGTGGGCCCTGTGCTACAGATTCAGTATCTGAATCTTTAGAGAATTTCGCTATCCTTATACGCCTGATCAATGATATATCTGTTTCGGTAGGTTTTTTTGTCAACTCCTGAGCTTTTGCTTCCTCCTTTCTAGCAGCCATAGCCCTTTTACACGATTCCGTATGATAATCCTCGTCAAAAAAGTCTATATTCCCAGTGGAGCTATGGCCATCAGTTGGCTTACTATCCTGATCGTATTTAGGATCCATGCAGTCATTACTTCTTTCTGATTGATTCACGCCATCCAATGGATCtttgtttattttatcTTCAGGATCATCTAGGGATTCATTGCCACCTCGTGCTTCGTTGTCGTTTGTTGTGACGACAATATTATAACTTCTATGAAGTTGCTCCAGCCTATTTCGTAAGATTCTAAGTTTACGCATTAATTTTGCTGCTGAAGTGTGCATCTTAAAATTCAGATTTTGGCCATCAGTAAGCCCACGCACAACGATACCTGGCAATTCTATGCGCTCTACAATATCTTCCTTATTATCATCCATTTCTTTATTGGTAACCGGCTCATCGGGAACATTGTTAGCATCAATTTCAGACTGAGTATGGGATTCATTGTTATTTATAGTATGCAAGGCTGGAACATTTACAGATTTTATCTCCTCTGTTGTGTCAACAACTGGATTAGGCATGTCTTCCCATTCTTGTTGTTCAGAAGAGCTATCAAGATGTTCCATAGAATACACTTCCGGATTAAATTGATCAAGAGTACGAGAGGAGTTGGAATCAGACCGGTCACTTCTTTTACTAGAGCCGAACCTCTTGAAGTCCAAACCACCAGAAAACAGTCTTTTAAGCCTATTACTACGATCGGACACAGAACTTGCAGTTTCTTTAACAGGTGATTCGTTATTCTTGGATATATTCGAATCCAATGACGATCTGCTGAAACGCTTCCTGAACCACGATTTAATAAAACTACCACGCCTACGTGGCTTCGTAATTTCGGTTGTAGATGTAAAGTCGAATGAAAGGTCAGCATGACGGTTACCAGATGTCGACGCATTTACAGGAGAGCATGCAATAGACTGTAATATGCTATCGGCAGACAGTTGAGAAAAACCTCTTGCAAGGTCTCTATCGATTGGTGTATCAATTGAAGATTCACTAGTCTGACGTTTAACATCACTCGATTGATCTGGTGAATCCActtgtttttgtatatcaatGCCATTATTTTCCTGGATTACATTTGAGGGCTCTATCCCAGATTCATGGGCCTCATTCTCTTTAAGATTGCTTTCATCTGGTTTCTGTACAAAAAACTCATATATTAACCTTCGATTCGCAGTTTTATCTAATATTAATTTCATCATTGGAGCTGAGTAGTTAATAAGTTTTTCCTTAACAGACTCTGGATCATCCTTCCTTCGGCGACGGAAAATCTTGTTCGCTATAAACGTTGATACACGACGCCATGTACGACGAATGAACCTGCGAGTACGAATTTCTAATGCCAATATCCTACGTGCAGTACTATGTTCATGCGAATGGGCGGTATGATCACTTTCAATCGGAGTACGGCATGTTGGACAAGTGGAATGCTGAAATAACCAAGATTTCAGGCAAGATAAATGGAAAATGTGCCCACAA
Proteins encoded in this region:
- a CDS encoding Nrap (nnucleolar associated protein) family protein, which translates into the protein MENKKRPRKRKVKNISNTVLNKSDGAHVQQLLDEGFVYGRSLPLSRIKRLIRNHALDLNQLNNGNTVMQLNGFIDTIIDFIKNVPTSRLNDSILKDERYSKFFKCGFQSYWSDYNYGAVDKVLKTGSAAIGYVNHESPTIDLSIELPSSIFNPKDYINYRYLNKRNAWLCKLYDDMQSLLCADDFRKQFGENITSSLDYDNYKVKIHLIFSVNNIRFLIRIGAHIPSNTFKISPLEINRNNVRIPTTTLVDINESEQSNTLWPTPTYNSSISEDLQRDAIESRITETNHKYRRMKDAFTLLSVWATKQGVSHVTNLPYLLNAMNTDSGNNHRLDMEINSGLTDTFWLLLLVHVIEINKYPCDVESFPLFLACLKFLASMDTKKHIYILGSKKTEIMSNEATVPGNTEFVTENHDIFIPQFYTDRDKSHNICHQTVFVLQELIDKARISVGATDYMSSPFLYGQLFEISCDIKCHYDIIFYIPECPKVKSKLWELRVHEYTAWNLKHVLEYGLKDRLRYIHFRYTHEGALLVMVSFDENIQRSTDVGPLTSSPECTYFRNFWGTLVETRSFDDGSISECLLWDKVIQGEPPCRNSAVSLQICSGINVNLRIIQLLLKLHFTDLSIVDINGDTKKRKFDGNSHNRQTIYVHSPMVEVNPRLLNSYRSSLMNLFNDLNGILRSLRNVPLSVCNVYTCSPEFAYIDFGPSDLRHRVLIELESSNKWPNEPKAIAGVKVALAIAILKELNKKHGIKSNITVDGEMEIEFHKVKLSMKMLCQCEYLPIVKSIRDFDPDTDTPPTEDELSVVRDYFRSLHLERCKVVALKCPSYSASVRLSKAFAADCLLPNNEFLCEMSNCFIFGSNDFMLSQATSGWTGFYRFLYLVAHYDWITQPMVIRDEKFNYDSLILNKRQWMSFFWVSTPEDPYCLASRMPTALMAKRFILQCSNFLKSKEIYSMKLLSYFNVDRAGYNFVITLDNIYRKLKFSDGAKNIKVTFDEAQYLLNVVLDELRDNFGGLLEIAYNELHFNGFHSDLKHLQIYVKINPLACIPSEVNTASYPLAEISHNNVKSYVPDIQAVLERIKEITYGLIVDVKFI
- a CDS encoding zinc finger C3HC4 type domain containing protein; its protein translation is MEELRTDYWDRYVSLSHFLLAFSVGYVTRNASGFYEFIVFYMSNKTCVAVMYNYLLMWFIVMSILFVRIFLGRLSQMEREQLYEMTRNYIMDAILFIILSKPRFNGNDIPITTLTKSIISLVVLKCFHILVHVREANLFQVDVPNFVTLLRYLTFVYILSMVDSYFITSLFKDLTWKNTFTIWLLFEIVAMMLICVFSTTRILVNSMDYYYDDGLQNKTTVLFYVELCHDVVSLFGFILFMLIFYIHNPNHLPLYMLIDILHVFKNLFERIRMLKQYRKILESIETRYSKPTNEEKERDGTCIICRDEFDDDCRKIDCGHIFHLSCLKSWLFQHSTCPTCRTPIESDHTAHSHEHSTARRILALEIRTRRFIRRTWRRVSTFIANKIFRRRRKDDPESVKEKLINYSAPMMKLILDKTANRRLIYEFFVQKPDESNLKENEAHESGIEPSNVIQENNGIDIQKQVDSPDQSSDVKRQTSESSIDTPIDRDLARGFSQLSADSILQSIACSPVNASTSGNRHADLSFDFTSTTEITKPRRRGSFIKSWFRKRFSRSSLDSNISKNNESPVKETASSVSDRSNRLKRLFSGGLDFKRFGSSKRSDRSDSNSSRTLDQFNPEVYSMEHLDSSSEQQEWEDMPNPVVDTTEEIKSVNVPALHTINNNESHTQSEIDANNVPDEPVTNKEMDDNKEDIVERIELPGIVVRGLTDGQNLNFKMHTSAAKLMRKLRILRNRLEQLHRSYNIVVTTNDNEARGGNESLDDPEDKINKDPLDGVNQSERSNDCMDPKYDQDSKPTDGHSSTGNIDFFDEDYHTESCKRAMAARKEEAKAQELTKKPTETDISLIRRIRIAKFSKDSDTESVAQGPPESENADKPVSYVDEDGMYHCSCGRMFDDNPPPPPPPKNDVTNVEASDTSEPPESNRSTTNPSTTNSNFYVLQGLNLAVEGELRSNVVVRAFDVWSTVNESNTNVRRSTTNRTAAIQVEALNKLIQELQFLEEHNIDILLPTDSSFDEKLASIISEDRMPAYKRDLFLSYLKMLRMWFLCTQGIALRDLSNGSLLDTTRYRLSSSTSERQRNVLQHLLESINCYKISKTDIEGLHNKYTQRSTNYQNYMARLLNVGVPVDLLDSMVSNMSIMDTIFSTEMDKLDK